A stretch of the Orcinus orca chromosome 1, mOrcOrc1.1, whole genome shotgun sequence genome encodes the following:
- the LOC125961647 gene encoding uncharacterized protein LOC125961647, whose translation MTGAGWGGVGWDGKFRSLQPKPRARCSPGRPGSPGRPDADWFSVFCLFVFRGASSRWRRGRWEARARLLGRVRPGAPGVGTEVCRGTATRGRLCGLLPGAHRALPAGLLCSSGVASKSGRPGGALRRPHPSRPSADPEAPAAPAGGWGGSALQAACLGPRLRASGRSSRWGQGCARTLPRWGRPAGRRRAHSRRRVGAWSLTGPGCWGFYTSHTPHTQDAWLGARGREEDDPQFSLEERTVGGGGGGERAAWSCTERAPGSKKAVVAARRARHGGRAGAGGRGSEATQGRARVAGCSNGDLVRAVPRGLSRGGTAGTARILEIKVNLGIQGRAGAVPSPTLLCLLKYSRALLGT comes from the coding sequence ATGACgggagcggggtggggtggggtggggtgggatggcaAGTTCCGAAGCCTCCAGCCGAAACCGCGGGCCCGGTGCTCGCCAGGCAGGCCTGGGAGTCCAGGGCGCCCCGACGCTgattggttttctgttttttgtttgtttgttttcaggggCGCCTCTTCTCGGTGGcggaggggcaggtgggaggcGAGAGCGCGTCTCCTTGGCAGGGTGCGGCCGGGTGCCCCCGGCGTGGGGACCGAGGTGTGTCGCGGGACAGCGACCAGGGGGCGACTGTGCGGGCTACTACCCGGCGCCCACCGCGCCCTCCCCGCGGGGCTACTTTGTTCCTCGGGTGTCGCGAGCAAGTCGGGTCGGCCGGGTGGGGCTCTGCGCCGGCCGCACCCTTCCCGCCCCTCCGCTGACCCGGAGGCCCCCGCCGCGCCGGCAGGAGGCTGGGGCGGGTCTGCGCTCCAGGCCGCCTGCCTCGGTCCGCGTCTCCGCGCCTCCGGCCGCTCGTCTCGGTGGGGCCAGGGATGCGCCCGGACGCTGCCCCGTTGGGGACGTCCAGCCGGGCGCAGGCGTGCTCACAGCCGCAGGAGGGTTGGAGCCTGGAGTTTGACGGGGCCGGGTTGTTGGGGGTTTTACACGTCCCACACCCCGCACACCCAGGACGCTTGGCTCGGCGCCCGGGGCCGGGAGGAAGACGACCCTCAGTTTAGCCTCGAGGAACGCACcgttgggggcgggggcgggggagagagGGCAGCCTGGAGTTGCACGGAGCGCGCGCCCGGCTCTAAGAAGGCGGTGGTGGCGGCGCGCCGAGCGCGGCATGGGGGACGAGCTGGAGCCGGCGGGAGGGGCAGTGAGGCGACGCAGGGGCGGGCACGCGTGGCGGGGTGCAGTAATGGGGACCTGGTGCGCGCAGTGCCCCGAGGGCTGTCGCGTGGAGGAACAGCAGGCACCGCTCGAATTTTGGAAATCAAGGTGAACCTGGGAATTCAGGGACGCGCAGGTGCTGTGCCGTCTCCCACCCTGCTCTGCCTGCTCAAGTATTCCAGAGCTCTGCTGGGGACATAA